A single genomic interval of Noviherbaspirillum cavernae harbors:
- a CDS encoding DUF2863 family protein → MKKAKSTSTAKTVSSTEERDEVLANRLVELALGQREHDTYAELPTALQKMNADLRKTIKKCLQQRREQALDEAIERTCEEDIKAWRVLRENVEDLSGTILFRRDEGADVEVNAFVVPLFVHTTGGLRSDQCFQDEEAFEHLRDSFQDGGLESSKASVVLVSHAYHLDEIECIGYCHLNEMVHEAFDAMTRKKTSAADAIARSMRGWPQSSFAPDDNAIELRFLLGFVLKKMDDPFYHVPEKEAAADRYFEARAARFRKWSQQVMPLLQRSLVIDGRNVQIDFLYQDLFHGGVEAALAELEMLRLLSELQHAMEANGVAPEEVKAIVGPMETDEAVMLRVSLHAMANDTPIGAIDTPLNRMENMQNAIAEIADGLANAGIRNIQIAKLFDANGAPGAVRQWS, encoded by the coding sequence ATGAAAAAAGCGAAAAGCACGTCCACAGCGAAAACTGTCTCATCCACCGAAGAAAGGGATGAGGTATTGGCCAACCGCCTGGTCGAACTGGCGCTCGGCCAGCGCGAGCATGACACCTACGCCGAACTCCCGACTGCGCTCCAGAAGATGAACGCCGATCTGCGCAAGACGATCAAGAAATGTTTGCAGCAACGACGCGAACAGGCGCTGGACGAGGCCATTGAGCGCACCTGCGAGGAAGACATCAAGGCCTGGCGCGTATTACGCGAGAACGTGGAAGACCTGTCCGGCACCATCCTGTTCCGCCGCGACGAGGGCGCAGACGTGGAGGTGAATGCCTTCGTGGTACCGCTCTTCGTGCATACCACTGGCGGTCTGCGCAGCGATCAATGTTTCCAGGATGAGGAAGCGTTCGAGCACTTGCGCGACAGCTTCCAGGATGGCGGTCTGGAGAGCAGCAAGGCGAGCGTGGTGCTCGTCAGCCATGCCTATCACCTCGACGAGATCGAGTGCATAGGTTATTGCCATCTGAACGAGATGGTGCACGAAGCATTCGATGCGATGACACGCAAGAAGACCTCTGCGGCCGATGCCATCGCTCGCAGCATGCGTGGCTGGCCGCAATCTTCCTTCGCTCCTGACGACAATGCGATAGAGCTGCGTTTCCTGCTGGGTTTTGTGCTGAAGAAAATGGACGATCCGTTCTACCACGTGCCGGAAAAGGAAGCCGCGGCCGACCGCTACTTCGAGGCACGTGCTGCGCGCTTTCGAAAATGGTCGCAACAGGTAATGCCGTTACTGCAACGCAGTCTCGTGATCGACGGACGCAACGTGCAAATTGATTTCCTTTACCAGGATCTGTTTCATGGTGGCGTAGAAGCGGCGTTGGCGGAGCTGGAGATGCTTCGACTGCTATCCGAGCTGCAGCATGCAATGGAGGCAAACGGCGTCGCGCCGGAAGAGGTGAAGGCCATCGTTGGGCCAATGGAAACAGATGAGGCGGTGATGTTGCGTGTAAGCCTTCATGCAATGGCAAACGACACGCCGATCGGCGCCATCGACACACCTCTCAATCGGATGGAAAACATGCAAAACGCGATTGCCGAAATCGCGGATGGCTTGGCAAACGCAGGGATTCGCAACATACAGATCGCCAAGCTGTTTGACGCCAATGGCGCGCCAGGCGCAGTCCGTCAGTGGAGTTGA
- a CDS encoding phosphoribosyltransferase: protein MWLHMIEKRFKNRIHAGKLLAKELSAYGQRSDVLVLALPRGGVPVAFAIANSLDAPLDVMLVRKLGVPGNEELAMGAIACGGKPVMTSDVVQMYGITADVIDAAAARELREIERRERVYRPDAAPPELRGRVVILVDDGVATGATMLAAVQAARSDAPAHLVVAIPVGAAETCDMLRREADELVCLSTPHPFFAVGQWYADFTQTSDEEVVKLLREARQHERELRKHGRSDSGSGNGSVSAEGQADASQQRSKA from the coding sequence ATGTGGCTGCACATGATTGAAAAGCGTTTCAAAAACCGGATTCATGCGGGCAAGCTGCTGGCGAAAGAGTTGAGCGCTTATGGGCAGCGTTCCGACGTGCTGGTGCTGGCGCTGCCGCGTGGTGGTGTACCTGTTGCATTTGCGATCGCGAACTCGCTTGATGCTCCGCTGGACGTCATGCTGGTGCGCAAGCTCGGTGTGCCCGGCAACGAGGAATTGGCGATGGGCGCGATTGCTTGCGGCGGCAAGCCGGTGATGACTTCCGACGTGGTGCAGATGTACGGGATCACGGCCGACGTGATCGACGCCGCCGCTGCACGCGAGTTGCGCGAGATTGAACGGCGCGAGCGTGTCTACCGGCCCGACGCCGCACCGCCTGAACTGCGTGGTCGTGTCGTGATTCTGGTGGACGACGGCGTGGCAACCGGCGCGACCATGCTGGCCGCCGTGCAAGCCGCGCGCAGCGACGCACCCGCGCACCTGGTCGTGGCCATCCCGGTGGGCGCGGCGGAGACGTGCGACATGCTGAGACGGGAAGCCGATGAGCTCGTTTGCCTCAGCACCCCGCACCCCTTCTTTGCGGTCGGTCAGTGGTATGCGGATTTCACCCAAACTAGCGATGAGGAAGTCGTCAAGCTGCTCAGGGAAGCGCGGCAGCATGAACGCGAACTGCGGAAGCACGGGCGCTCGGATAGCGGATCGGGGAACGGGTCGGTCAGCGCCGAAGGTCAAGCCGATGCATCGCAGCAAAGGAGCAAGGCATGA
- the grpE gene encoding nucleotide exchange factor GrpE, producing the protein MQDREKLKEQEEVAAGDAVNGEGQPPPDIEERLASAEARVAEMQDAYLRARADAENARRRAQEDVARASKFAIEEFAESLVPVKDNLERALDVDSSSVESLREGVDMTLKQMTSAFAKNRLIEINPPSGEKLDPARHHAISMVPADQEANTIVSVLQKGYMIADRLLRPALVTVSQPKPQPRPS; encoded by the coding sequence ATGCAGGATCGGGAAAAGCTGAAGGAACAGGAAGAGGTTGCAGCAGGAGACGCGGTGAATGGAGAAGGGCAGCCGCCGCCAGACATCGAAGAACGGCTCGCGAGTGCGGAAGCGCGCGTTGCTGAAATGCAGGATGCGTATCTGCGGGCAAGGGCGGATGCGGAGAACGCGCGGCGGCGGGCACAGGAGGATGTCGCGCGCGCCAGCAAGTTTGCCATCGAGGAATTTGCCGAATCGCTGGTGCCGGTGAAGGACAACCTGGAGCGTGCGCTGGATGTGGATTCCTCATCGGTCGAGTCCCTGCGTGAAGGTGTGGACATGACCTTGAAGCAGATGACGTCAGCATTCGCGAAGAACCGCCTGATTGAAATCAATCCTCCCTCTGGCGAAAAGCTCGATCCGGCCAGGCACCATGCGATATCGATGGTGCCCGCGGACCAGGAGGCGAACACCATCGTCAGCGTCTTGCAAAAGGGCTACATGATTGCCGATCGCTTGTTGCGTCCGGCATTGGTGACGGTATCTCAACCCAAGCCGCAACCCAGGCCGTCCTGA
- the dnaK gene encoding molecular chaperone DnaK has protein sequence MAKIIGIDLGTTNSCVSILEGTQPKVIENSEGARTTPSVVAYQEDGEVLVGAPAKRQAVTNSQNTIYAVKRLIGRKFDEAEVQKDIKLMPYQIIKADNGDAWVQVRGKKLAPQQVSAEILRKMKKTAEDYLGEEVTEAVITVPAYFNDSQRQATKDAGRIAGLDVKRIINEPTAAALAFGLDKDTRGDHKIAVYDLGGGTFDISIIEIADVGGEKQFEVLSTNGNTFLGGEDFDQRIINYIIEEFKKINGLDLSKDPIALQRIKSAAERAKIELSSTQQTELNEPYIAMANGAPVHMTMKITRAKLESLVEDLIESTIEPCRIAIKDAGLKVDAINDVILVGGQTRMPKVQEKVKAFFGREARKDVNPDEAVAVGAAIQGSVLSGERKDVLLLDVTPLSLGIETLGGVMTKMIQKNTTIPTKFSQVYSTAEDNQPAVTVKVYQGEREMATGNKLLGEFNLEGIPPAPRGIPQIEVTFDIDANGILHVGAKDKASGKENKITIKANSGLTEDEIQKMVKDAELHADEDRKAKELTDSRNQGDALVHSVRKSMTEYGDKLDAGEKDKIEAAIKELEDSLKGNDKSAIDAKVSALSTAAQKLGEKMYGDTQAQQAAGAAADADAGAQQQGKPDDVVDADFKEVK, from the coding sequence ATGGCAAAAATCATCGGCATCGATCTGGGTACGACCAATTCCTGTGTTTCCATTCTGGAAGGGACGCAGCCGAAGGTGATTGAAAACTCAGAAGGCGCGCGCACCACGCCGTCCGTCGTCGCCTATCAGGAAGATGGCGAAGTCCTTGTCGGCGCGCCGGCCAAGCGGCAGGCGGTGACAAATTCGCAGAACACGATCTATGCCGTCAAACGGCTGATCGGACGCAAGTTCGACGAAGCGGAAGTGCAGAAGGACATCAAACTGATGCCCTACCAGATCATCAAGGCGGACAACGGTGACGCCTGGGTGCAGGTGCGCGGCAAGAAGCTTGCGCCGCAGCAGGTTTCTGCGGAAATCCTGCGCAAGATGAAGAAGACCGCCGAAGACTATCTCGGCGAGGAAGTGACCGAGGCCGTCATCACCGTGCCGGCCTACTTCAACGATTCGCAGCGCCAGGCGACCAAGGACGCCGGCCGCATCGCGGGGCTCGACGTCAAGCGCATCATCAACGAACCGACCGCGGCGGCACTGGCTTTCGGGCTCGACAAGGACACCAGGGGTGATCACAAGATCGCGGTGTACGATCTGGGCGGTGGCACCTTCGATATCTCCATCATCGAAATCGCCGACGTCGGCGGCGAAAAGCAGTTCGAAGTGCTGTCTACCAACGGCAATACCTTTCTCGGCGGCGAAGACTTCGACCAGCGCATCATCAACTACATCATCGAGGAATTCAAGAAGATCAACGGCCTTGATCTGTCGAAGGACCCGATTGCCCTGCAGCGCATCAAGAGCGCCGCCGAGCGTGCCAAGATCGAGTTGTCCTCGACCCAGCAGACCGAGTTGAATGAACCCTACATCGCGATGGCCAACGGCGCGCCGGTCCACATGACGATGAAGATCACGCGCGCCAAGCTGGAGTCTCTCGTCGAAGATCTGATCGAATCGACGATCGAACCATGCCGTATCGCGATCAAGGATGCCGGCCTGAAGGTGGACGCCATCAACGACGTCATCCTGGTCGGTGGTCAGACACGCATGCCGAAGGTGCAGGAGAAGGTGAAGGCATTCTTCGGCCGCGAAGCGCGCAAGGATGTCAATCCGGACGAGGCGGTGGCGGTCGGCGCGGCGATCCAGGGTTCGGTCTTGTCAGGCGAACGCAAGGATGTGCTGCTGCTGGATGTGACTCCGCTGTCGCTCGGCATCGAGACGCTGGGCGGCGTGATGACCAAGATGATCCAGAAGAACACCACCATCCCGACCAAGTTCAGCCAGGTGTATTCGACTGCGGAAGACAATCAGCCCGCAGTGACGGTGAAGGTCTACCAGGGCGAACGCGAAATGGCGACCGGCAACAAGCTGCTCGGCGAATTCAATCTCGAAGGCATCCCGCCCGCGCCGCGCGGCATCCCGCAGATCGAGGTCACGTTCGACATCGACGCCAACGGCATTCTGCACGTCGGCGCGAAGGACAAGGCGTCCGGCAAGGAAAACAAGATCACCATCAAGGCCAACTCCGGCCTGACGGAAGACGAAATCCAGAAGATGGTGAAGGATGCCGAGCTGCACGCGGACGAGGATCGCAAGGCGAAAGAACTGACCGATTCGCGCAACCAGGGCGACGCGCTGGTGCATTCAGTCAGGAAATCGATGACCGAGTATGGCGACAAGCTGGACGCGGGCGAGAAGGACAAGATCGAAGCGGCGATCAAGGAGCTCGAGGACAGCCTGAAGGGCAACGACAAGTCCGCCATCGATGCCAAGGTTTCCGCATTGTCGACCGCCGCGCAAAAACTCGGCGAGAAGATGTATGGCGACACGCAGGCGCAGCAGGCAGCCGGTGCGGCGGCGGATGCCGATGCCGGCGCGCAGCAACAGGGCAAGCCGGACGATGTGGTCGATGCCGACTTCAAGGAAGTGAAATAG
- a CDS encoding SRPBCC family protein, with amino-acid sequence MNRRSRHSSAWVTWLGGAALGAVAMYLSDPDRGKRRRALAKNKMQSLMSQTGSAIDVASRDLGNRMQGLRAQANRMMRTRHEEIDDDILVARVRSKIGRAISHPHAIKVHAEQGSVILSGPILPNEKKSLVAAARSVPGAIAVEDHTEVHETPDVPSLQGQGRLRQARPILLHDNWPPALRACATLGGGIMGLYGLARRSPTSVMLAALGLGLVARGVSNTPLTRMAGRQMRRQPILLERSVYIAASPEAVFDVWSNYENFPRFMSNVKEVSDMGNRNSHWSVSGPAGAQIEWDAELTHAERGRMLAWKTRPGSTIEHMGAVRFAPEAEGTRVDVEMSYHMPAGAAGDAMASLFNGNPERQMEDDLMQMKTFIESGMPSSGAARSVEQSNQMLH; translated from the coding sequence ATGAATCGACGTTCAAGACACTCTTCGGCATGGGTAACATGGCTCGGCGGCGCGGCGCTTGGGGCGGTTGCGATGTATCTGTCGGACCCCGACCGCGGAAAGCGCCGGCGCGCGCTGGCGAAGAACAAGATGCAAAGCCTGATGTCGCAGACCGGCAGCGCCATCGATGTCGCGTCGCGCGACCTTGGCAACCGCATGCAGGGATTGCGCGCGCAGGCGAACCGGATGATGAGGACGCGCCACGAAGAGATCGACGACGACATTCTGGTGGCCCGCGTGCGCTCGAAAATCGGGCGTGCCATTTCGCACCCGCATGCAATCAAGGTGCATGCCGAGCAAGGCAGTGTGATATTGAGCGGACCGATTCTGCCGAACGAAAAGAAATCGCTGGTGGCAGCGGCGCGTTCCGTTCCTGGCGCGATCGCGGTCGAAGATCACACCGAAGTGCACGAAACGCCCGACGTTCCCAGCCTGCAGGGTCAGGGCCGGCTGCGCCAGGCGCGTCCGATTCTCCTGCACGACAACTGGCCGCCGGCATTGCGCGCGTGCGCCACGCTGGGTGGCGGGATAATGGGTTTGTACGGACTGGCGCGCCGTTCTCCGACGAGCGTGATGCTGGCGGCTCTCGGTCTTGGGCTGGTGGCGCGCGGGGTATCAAACACACCGCTGACGCGCATGGCCGGACGACAGATGCGCAGGCAACCGATTCTTCTCGAAAGGTCGGTCTACATTGCGGCGTCGCCGGAAGCGGTATTCGACGTCTGGAGCAACTATGAAAATTTCCCGCGCTTCATGTCCAACGTGAAGGAAGTCAGCGACATGGGAAACAGGAATTCGCACTGGAGCGTGAGCGGCCCGGCCGGCGCGCAGATCGAATGGGATGCGGAACTGACGCACGCGGAGCGCGGCCGGATGCTTGCATGGAAGACCAGGCCCGGATCGACGATCGAGCACATGGGAGCGGTACGCTTCGCACCGGAAGCCGAAGGGACGCGCGTCGATGTGGAGATGTCCTACCACATGCCCGCCGGCGCAGCAGGAGATGCGATGGCCTCCTTGTTCAATGGCAATCCGGAGCGGCAAATGGAGGATGATCTGATGCAAATGAAGACATTCATCGAAAGCGGAATGCCGTCGTCAGGCGCGGCCCGGTCTGTCGAACAATCGAATCAGATGCTGCATTAG
- a CDS encoding PQQ-dependent sugar dehydrogenase — MRSSAVYLLPAIMALGACAHGEQASLPVEAGMGPNPTLPPPNHTVIPTINVAPAKGWPAGTKPTAAPGFTVMPYATGLDHPRWLYVLPNGDVLVAETNAPPKPEDGKGIKAFFTKRAMKNAGAATPSANRITLMRDVDGNGVAETKTVLLTDLNSPFGMALIGNDFYVANTDAVLRFPYKTGQTQISERGVKIADLPAGPLNHHWTKNIIASRDGKYLYATVGSNSNVGENGLDKEANRAAILEIEVATGTTRLFASGLRNPNGMGWQPQSGVLWTAVNERDELGSDLVPDYMTSVKDGGFYGWPYSYFGQHVDTRVKRQKPEMVTKALVPDYALGPHTASLGMAFYNGNLFPKQYAGGVFIGQHGSWNRNPRSGYKVIFVPFANGNPSGMPQDVLTGFLNENGDALGRPVGVAVDKAGALLVADDVGNTIWRVMPSAK, encoded by the coding sequence ATGCGCTCGTCAGCCGTATACCTGCTGCCTGCAATCATGGCACTTGGCGCGTGCGCTCATGGCGAACAGGCAAGCTTGCCGGTCGAAGCCGGCATGGGGCCGAATCCGACGCTGCCGCCTCCGAACCACACGGTCATTCCCACGATTAACGTCGCTCCGGCGAAAGGCTGGCCAGCGGGCACCAAGCCGACTGCGGCACCGGGTTTTACAGTGATGCCCTATGCGACCGGACTGGACCACCCGCGCTGGCTGTATGTCCTTCCCAACGGCGACGTGCTTGTCGCGGAAACCAATGCGCCTCCCAAGCCTGAAGACGGCAAAGGGATAAAGGCATTTTTCACGAAACGGGCCATGAAGAATGCGGGGGCTGCCACACCGAGTGCAAACCGGATCACGCTCATGCGAGATGTCGACGGCAACGGTGTCGCAGAAACGAAAACCGTATTGCTGACAGACCTGAATTCCCCTTTCGGCATGGCTCTCATCGGCAATGATTTTTACGTTGCCAACACCGATGCGGTCCTGCGCTTTCCCTACAAAACAGGTCAAACGCAGATCAGCGAGCGGGGGGTAAAGATTGCCGACCTGCCAGCCGGCCCGCTCAACCATCACTGGACCAAGAACATCATCGCCAGCCGGGACGGAAAGTATTTATATGCGACGGTCGGATCCAATAGCAACGTCGGCGAAAACGGATTGGACAAGGAAGCCAATCGTGCCGCCATTCTCGAGATCGAAGTCGCCACCGGGACGACGCGTCTGTTCGCCTCCGGTCTGCGCAATCCGAACGGGATGGGCTGGCAACCGCAGAGTGGCGTACTTTGGACTGCGGTCAATGAACGCGACGAGCTTGGCAGCGACCTGGTGCCGGACTACATGACCTCGGTCAAGGACGGCGGCTTTTACGGCTGGCCTTACAGCTACTTTGGGCAGCATGTCGATACCCGCGTGAAGCGGCAGAAACCCGAGATGGTGACCAAGGCGCTTGTGCCCGATTATGCTCTGGGGCCGCATACCGCCTCACTGGGAATGGCGTTTTACAATGGGAACCTGTTTCCGAAACAGTACGCGGGCGGCGTATTCATCGGCCAGCATGGTTCATGGAACCGCAATCCCCGCAGCGGCTACAAGGTGATTTTCGTTCCCTTCGCCAATGGCAATCCGTCGGGAATGCCGCAGGACGTGTTGACCGGATTTCTCAATGAAAACGGCGATGCGCTTGGCAGGCCGGTAGGCGTGGCAGTCGATAAAGCGGGAGCGCTGCTCGTTGCCGACGATGTCGGCAACACGATATGGAGAGTGATGCCTTCAGCCAAATAA
- a CDS encoding dienelactone hydrolase family protein: protein MTAPMQKALVRIACDEVEVEGMLELPATPIGIVLFAHGSGSSRLSPRNNYVASILRGARMGTLLMDLLTPQEDQAYQTRFNIALLTLRLRTAAAWLRQHSDTRALPLGLFGASTGAAAALQLCAQPDVAIAAVVSRGGRPDMAGPQMLQQVRTPTLLIVGGLDEVVIGLNRDAFALLSCDKQIVIVPGATHLFEEPGKLEIVAGLAKDWFATRMGMPALHAADN, encoded by the coding sequence ATGACAGCGCCGATGCAGAAAGCGCTGGTGAGAATCGCATGTGATGAGGTCGAGGTGGAAGGCATGCTGGAACTGCCGGCCACGCCGATCGGCATCGTCCTGTTCGCCCATGGCAGCGGCAGCAGCCGGTTGAGCCCGCGCAACAACTACGTCGCAAGCATTCTGCGCGGCGCGAGGATGGGAACCCTGCTGATGGATTTGCTCACGCCGCAGGAAGATCAGGCATACCAGACGCGTTTCAACATCGCCCTCCTGACGCTGCGGCTGCGAACGGCGGCAGCATGGCTGCGGCAGCACAGCGATACGCGCGCGCTGCCGCTCGGGCTGTTTGGCGCAAGCACGGGAGCGGCGGCGGCATTGCAGCTGTGCGCGCAACCGGACGTCGCCATCGCCGCAGTCGTGTCGCGCGGCGGCCGGCCCGACATGGCCGGACCGCAGATGCTGCAGCAGGTGCGCACGCCGACGCTGCTGATCGTGGGCGGACTCGACGAGGTCGTGATCGGCCTGAATCGCGATGCATTTGCACTGCTTTCCTGCGACAAGCAGATCGTGATCGTGCCGGGCGCGACACATCTGTTCGAAGAGCCTGGCAAGCTTGAAATCGTTGCGGGCCTTGCCAAAGACTGGTTTGCCACACGAATGGGAATGCCCGCTCTGCATGCTGCGGACAACTGA
- a CDS encoding arginine/lysine/ornithine decarboxylase — protein MKFRFPIVIIDEDFRSENTSGLGIRALAQAMENEGMEVLGVTSYGDLSQFAQQQSRASAFIMSIDDEEFGGGSSEEIDNALKSLRAFVEEIRYKNADIPIYLYGETRTSRHIPNDILRELHGFIHMFEDTPEFVARHIIREAKSYLDGLAPPFFRALVHYAQDGSYSWHCPGHSGGVAFLKSPIGQMFHQFFGENMLRADVCNAVEELGQLLDHTGPVAASERNAARIFNADHCYFVTNGTSTSNKMVWHSTVGPGDIVVVDRNCHKSILHSIIMTGAIPVFLMPTRNHLGIIGPIPLDEFKPENIQKKIEANPFAREAKNKKPRILTITQSTYDGVVYNVKTIQEMLDGKIDTLHFDEAWLPHATFHEFYKDMHAIEKERPRAKESLIFSTQSTHKLLAGLSQASQILVRDSETVKLDQDTFNEAYLMHTSTSPQYSIIASCDVAAAMMEPPGGTALVEESILEALDFRRAMKKVDQEYGQDWWFQVWGPDNFAEDGIGSREDWMIRAEDDWHGFGKLAPGFNMLDPIKATIVTPGLALDGKFGDSGIPASIVTKYLAEHGVIVEKCGLYSFFIMFTIGITKGRWNTLLTALQQFKDDYDKNQPIWRILPEFAAANPRYERIGLRDLSQQIHDMYKTYNVARLTMEMYLSDMQPSMKPSDAFAKMAHREIERVAIDELEGRVTAILLTPYPPGIPLLIPGERFNKTIVDYLRFARDFNERFPGFETDVHGLVTQEKDGRRGYYVDCVK, from the coding sequence ATGAAATTCCGCTTCCCCATCGTCATCATCGACGAAGACTTCCGCTCCGAAAACACGTCCGGCCTGGGCATCCGCGCACTCGCGCAAGCGATGGAAAACGAAGGCATGGAAGTGCTGGGCGTGACCAGCTACGGCGACCTGTCGCAGTTCGCGCAGCAGCAATCGCGCGCGTCCGCCTTCATCATGTCGATCGACGATGAGGAATTCGGCGGCGGGTCGTCCGAAGAAATCGACAACGCGCTGAAATCGCTGCGCGCATTCGTGGAGGAAATCCGCTACAAGAACGCCGACATCCCGATCTACCTGTACGGCGAGACCCGCACCTCGCGCCACATCCCGAACGACATCCTGCGCGAGCTGCACGGCTTCATCCACATGTTCGAGGACACGCCGGAATTCGTCGCGCGCCACATCATCCGCGAAGCGAAGTCCTATCTCGACGGCCTCGCGCCGCCCTTCTTCCGCGCGCTGGTGCACTACGCACAGGACGGTTCGTATTCGTGGCACTGCCCCGGCCATTCGGGCGGCGTGGCCTTCCTGAAATCGCCGATCGGCCAGATGTTCCACCAGTTCTTCGGCGAGAACATGCTGCGCGCCGACGTCTGCAACGCGGTCGAGGAACTCGGCCAGCTGCTCGATCACACCGGCCCGGTTGCCGCCTCCGAGCGCAACGCGGCGCGCATCTTCAACGCCGACCATTGCTATTTCGTCACCAACGGCACCTCGACCTCGAACAAAATGGTCTGGCACTCGACCGTCGGCCCCGGCGACATCGTCGTGGTGGACCGCAACTGCCACAAGTCGATCCTGCACTCGATCATCATGACCGGCGCCATTCCCGTGTTCCTGATGCCGACGCGGAACCACCTCGGCATCATCGGCCCGATCCCGCTGGACGAGTTCAAGCCGGAAAACATCCAGAAGAAGATCGAGGCCAACCCGTTCGCGCGCGAAGCGAAGAACAAGAAGCCGCGCATCCTGACCATCACGCAATCGACCTACGACGGCGTGGTGTACAACGTCAAGACCATCCAGGAGATGCTGGACGGGAAGATCGACACGCTGCACTTCGATGAAGCCTGGCTGCCGCACGCGACCTTCCACGAGTTCTACAAGGACATGCACGCGATCGAGAAGGAGCGCCCGCGCGCCAAGGAATCGCTGATCTTCTCCACGCAATCGACGCACAAGCTGCTGGCCGGCCTGTCGCAAGCTTCGCAGATCCTCGTGCGCGATTCCGAGACGGTCAAGCTGGATCAGGACACCTTCAACGAGGCCTACCTGATGCATACCTCGACGTCGCCGCAATACTCGATCATCGCCTCGTGCGACGTCGCCGCCGCGATGATGGAGCCGCCCGGCGGCACCGCGCTGGTGGAGGAAAGCATTCTCGAAGCACTCGACTTCCGCCGTGCGATGAAGAAGGTCGATCAGGAATATGGCCAGGACTGGTGGTTCCAGGTATGGGGCCCGGACAATTTCGCGGAAGACGGCATCGGCTCGCGCGAGGACTGGATGATCCGCGCCGAGGACGACTGGCATGGTTTCGGCAAGCTCGCGCCGGGCTTCAACATGCTCGACCCGATCAAGGCCACCATCGTCACGCCGGGCCTCGCGCTGGACGGCAAGTTCGGCGACAGCGGCATCCCGGCATCGATCGTCACCAAGTACCTCGCCGAGCACGGCGTCATCGTCGAGAAGTGCGGCCTGTATTCCTTCTTCATCATGTTCACCATCGGCATCACGAAGGGCCGCTGGAACACGCTCCTCACCGCGCTGCAGCAGTTCAAGGACGACTACGACAAGAACCAGCCGATCTGGCGCATTTTGCCCGAGTTCGCCGCCGCCAACCCGCGCTACGAGCGCATCGGCCTGCGCGACCTGAGCCAGCAGATCCACGACATGTACAAGACCTACAACGTCGCACGCCTGACCATGGAAATGTATCTGTCCGACATGCAGCCGTCGATGAAGCCGTCGGACGCCTTTGCGAAAATGGCACACCGTGAAATCGAGCGCGTCGCCATCGACGAACTCGAAGGCCGCGTCACCGCGATCCTGCTGACGCCCTACCCGCCGGGCATCCCGCTGCTGATCCCGGGCGAGCGATTCAACAAGACGATCGTGGACTACCTGCGCTTTGCACGCGACTTCAACGAGCGCTTCCCCGGCTTCGAAACCGATGTGCATGGGCTGGTGACGCAAGAGAAGGACGGCAGGCGCGGGTATTACGTGGATTGCGTGAAGTAA
- a CDS encoding dihydrofolate reductase: MERHLTIVVAVDAQRGIGINNTLPWHLKEDLAHFKRVTTGHPIIMGRKTFDSIGRALPNRRNIAITRNPAWQHDGVETAASLEAALALVGEVQSFIIGGAQIFAEAFPHAERLIVTHIDKSFDCDTFFPPIDPQQWKEVEHEQHHSAENNCDYAFVIYQRA, translated from the coding sequence ATGGAACGCCATCTCACCATCGTCGTCGCCGTCGATGCCCAGCGCGGCATCGGCATCAACAACACCCTGCCCTGGCATCTGAAGGAAGACCTGGCACACTTCAAGCGCGTCACGACCGGGCACCCGATCATCATGGGCCGCAAGACCTTCGACTCGATCGGACGCGCCTTGCCGAACCGCCGCAATATCGCCATCACGCGCAATCCGGCGTGGCAGCACGATGGCGTGGAGACGGCGGCATCGCTCGAAGCCGCGCTCGCGCTGGTGGGCGAAGTACAGTCCTTCATCATTGGCGGTGCGCAAATCTTTGCCGAGGCATTCCCGCACGCCGAGCGCCTTATCGTCACGCACATCGACAAGAGTTTTGATTGCGATACTTTCTTTCCGCCAATCGATCCGCAACAATGGAAAGAAGTTGAACACGAGCAGCATCATTCCGCCGAGAACAACTGCGACTACGCATTTGTGATTTATCAGCGCGCATAG